The following proteins come from a genomic window of Denitromonas sp.:
- a CDS encoding helix-turn-helix domain-containing protein, whose product MAFDLPLQHAGSSLAVTSLAILLAGFSIFSAISLALTHFASDLYQDQPMSRVMGLVLLVALSSLQIAHFAWLHLDSEWVAMLPYRMSLFAVAPSFFLFSQPLLNAKALPPIRPALIGHALPIAISPFLPEDLALPLAFIIGAGYLLWLARSLYALRRERENFHKEILLLGGIFAIAVGVSALGLARASLPGKLFFSLYAVAIGTAFFLVQTTLGLRPKLSAEIREVVQTAYANSTLTNVDCDAILSELNRLMATDRTYIDPNLSLPTLAERLGLSNHQLSELINARLGKSFSRYLRELRVEAAKAMLCDEPSASVLSVGLSVGFTSQSNFYEAFREIEGMAPGQFRKLRARSSAVQ is encoded by the coding sequence ATGGCTTTCGATCTCCCTCTTCAACATGCCGGCTCTTCACTTGCAGTGACCTCTCTCGCCATTCTTCTCGCAGGCTTTTCGATCTTCAGCGCAATCAGCCTCGCTCTGACGCACTTCGCCAGCGATCTATACCAAGATCAGCCGATGTCACGCGTGATGGGATTGGTCCTGCTTGTGGCGTTGAGCAGTCTGCAGATCGCGCATTTCGCGTGGCTACACCTCGATTCGGAATGGGTGGCAATGCTGCCCTACCGCATGAGCTTGTTTGCCGTGGCGCCCTCTTTCTTCTTGTTCAGCCAGCCATTGCTGAACGCCAAAGCACTACCGCCAATCCGGCCGGCGCTTATCGGTCACGCGCTGCCAATTGCGATTTCACCCTTCCTGCCCGAAGATTTGGCGCTGCCACTGGCATTCATCATTGGTGCCGGTTACTTGCTTTGGCTGGCGCGCAGTCTTTACGCCTTGCGGCGTGAGCGCGAGAACTTCCACAAGGAAATATTGCTGCTAGGTGGCATATTCGCGATCGCCGTCGGCGTCTCGGCGCTCGGACTGGCCCGGGCATCGCTGCCGGGGAAATTGTTTTTCAGCCTGTATGCGGTTGCGATCGGAACCGCCTTCTTTCTGGTGCAAACCACGCTCGGCTTGCGGCCGAAACTATCCGCGGAAATCAGGGAGGTTGTACAGACCGCCTATGCGAACTCCACGCTGACCAACGTGGATTGCGATGCAATCCTGTCGGAACTGAACCGACTCATGGCAACCGACCGGACCTATATCGATCCGAACCTGAGCCTTCCCACCCTGGCTGAACGCCTCGGGCTCAGCAATCATCAGTTGTCTGAGCTTATCAATGCCCGTTTGGGGAAAAGCTTCTCCCGCTATCTGCGCGAACTGCGTGTTGAGGCTGCCAAAGCCATGCTGTGTGACGAACCGTCGGCCTCCGTGCTGTCTGTTGGACTCAGCGTGGGGTTTACCTCGCAATCGAACTTCTACGAGGCCTTCCGCGAAATCGAAGGCATGGCGCCCGGGCAGTTCCGCAAGCTTCGCGCTCGGAGCAGCGCCGTTCAATAG
- a CDS encoding YajD family HNH nuclease, with protein sequence MKTPDPSKLDRIVADARRAADTRSQGYRERALKIYPWICGRCARTFTHANLRELTVHHRDHNHDNNPSDGSNWELLCVYCHDNEHQRQAEAQAGTSMQTDRGPVATHSPFANLKGLLGKGD encoded by the coding sequence ATGAAAACGCCAGACCCCAGCAAACTCGACCGCATCGTCGCCGACGCCCGCCGTGCTGCCGACACCCGCAGCCAGGGCTACCGCGAACGTGCGCTCAAGATCTATCCCTGGATCTGCGGCCGCTGCGCCCGTACCTTTACCCACGCCAACCTGCGTGAGCTGACGGTGCACCACCGCGACCACAACCACGACAACAACCCCTCCGACGGCAGCAACTGGGAGTTGCTCTGCGTGTACTGCCACGACAACGAACACCAACGCCAGGCCGAAGCCCAGGCTGGCACCAGCATGCAAACCGACCGCGGCCCGGTCGCCACGCATTCGCCGTTTGCCAATTTGAAGGGCTTGCTGGGTAAGGGCGATTGA
- a CDS encoding DUF2269 domain-containing protein has protein sequence MTYATLKTLHILSMVLLFGTGLGSAFYKWMADRGGNVAHIANTNQHVVLADWIFTTPTVIWQPISGLWMAYLLDIPLTTPWIAASFSLFFLAGACWLPVVWLQIRMQKIAAEALAKGSGLPPLYWRMARWWFWLGVPAFTAMVAVVALMVFKHIPGVGS, from the coding sequence ATGACCTACGCCACGCTCAAAACACTGCACATCCTCAGCATGGTGCTGCTCTTCGGCACCGGGCTTGGTAGTGCGTTCTACAAGTGGATGGCGGACCGTGGAGGCAATGTTGCCCACATCGCCAACACAAACCAGCATGTCGTGTTGGCCGACTGGATCTTCACCACCCCGACCGTCATCTGGCAGCCCATCAGCGGGCTATGGATGGCTTACCTGCTCGACATCCCTCTGACAACGCCCTGGATTGCGGCCAGCTTCTCGCTTTTCTTCCTGGCCGGGGCATGTTGGCTCCCCGTCGTATGGCTGCAGATCCGCATGCAAAAGATCGCCGCAGAGGCCCTTGCCAAAGGATCGGGCTTGCCGCCGCTCTACTGGCGAATGGCGCGGTGGTGGTTCTGGTTAGGCGTCCCCGCCTTTACAGCGATGGTTGCGGTAGTCGCGCTGATGGTCTTCAAACATATTCCGGGAGTGGGATCATGA
- a CDS encoding translation initiation factor Sui1 has translation MRKSGSGGLVYSTDSGRMCPDCRQPVAECRCTAAPVAKGDGVVRVSRETKGRGGKAVTVVRGVALNAIELAVLGKKLRAGCGSGGTVKDGVIEIQGDHCERVIEALKKDGFTVKRAGG, from the coding sequence ATGCGTAAATCCGGCTCTGGCGGACTCGTCTATTCCACTGACAGCGGCCGCATGTGCCCCGACTGCCGCCAGCCGGTCGCCGAGTGCCGGTGCACTGCGGCGCCGGTGGCCAAGGGCGACGGCGTCGTACGGGTGAGCCGTGAAACCAAGGGCCGCGGTGGCAAGGCGGTGACCGTGGTGCGCGGCGTGGCGTTGAACGCGATTGAGCTGGCGGTGCTGGGCAAGAAGCTGCGCGCCGGTTGCGGCAGCGGCGGCACGGTCAAGGATGGGGTGATCGAGATCCAGGGCGACCACTGCGAACGGGTGATCGAGGCGCTGAAGAAGGACGGCTTCACGGTCAAGCGCGCCGGCGGCTGA
- a CDS encoding NAD-dependent epimerase/dehydratase family protein → MNILLTGASGFIGRALTTALSAAGHLIKPVCRSEGVDFNQMLSVEHWLPLLEDVDAVVNCVGIIGEHGGQQFTVLHTQAPSALFRACAHAGVRRVLQISALGADETAFSAYHLSKRSADNCLRSLDLDWFVLRPSLIYGPGGKSADLFMRMATLPWIPVIGNGQQTLQPVHISDVVLTVMKSLTSPVAKQTLDIVGPDTVTFAEWLQTMRTARGLPRARMAHIPFWMAMAAAYVGRYFNPMLQPENLRMLQRGYRADFTPLVTFLGRHPQTASAALFFSQSLPARRAS, encoded by the coding sequence ATGAACATCCTGCTCACCGGGGCGAGCGGTTTCATCGGCCGCGCGCTCACGACCGCACTGAGCGCTGCGGGGCACCTTATCAAGCCCGTGTGCCGCAGCGAGGGCGTCGACTTCAACCAGATGCTGTCGGTCGAACATTGGCTGCCACTGCTTGAAGACGTCGATGCCGTCGTCAACTGTGTTGGCATCATCGGGGAACACGGCGGCCAGCAATTTACCGTCCTGCACACCCAAGCACCCTCAGCCCTGTTCCGCGCTTGCGCCCACGCCGGTGTCCGACGGGTATTGCAGATCTCGGCGCTGGGGGCCGATGAGACGGCTTTTTCTGCCTACCACCTGAGCAAACGATCAGCCGACAACTGTTTGCGCAGCCTCGATCTCGACTGGTTCGTTCTGCGCCCGTCCCTGATCTACGGACCCGGAGGCAAAAGTGCGGACTTGTTCATGCGCATGGCAACACTGCCCTGGATACCGGTCATCGGCAATGGGCAACAGACACTGCAGCCGGTACATATCAGCGATGTCGTGCTGACCGTCATGAAGAGCCTCACATCGCCGGTGGCAAAACAGACGCTGGACATCGTCGGACCCGACACAGTGACGTTTGCCGAGTGGCTGCAAACGATGCGCACAGCACGGGGCCTGCCCCGCGCCCGGATGGCTCACATCCCGTTCTGGATGGCAATGGCCGCTGCCTACGTGGGCCGTTACTTCAACCCGATGCTGCAACCGGAGAATTTACGCATGCTGCAACGCGGCTACCGGGCTGACTTCACGCCCTTGGTGACGTTTCTCGGGCGCCACCCGCAAACCGCCTCAGCCGCTCTGTTCTTCTCCCAATCCCTGCCCGCAAGGAGGGCATCATGA
- a CDS encoding DUF4166 domain-containing protein, with product MKSLMQRALGADWDKLPPALQAHYRFGTTTDTGEMDIEYPRFMQPLLSVLGVFGVLVNRCGQRVPTVVEKCVVDERQYWRRTITYPNGQVIRFDSFWVPADHGQMIEFVNPVLGLQMAPYVTEHQLHYRGVRFVAKLGPILLPIPEWMVLGHTTIVEEAVDETHFAMDFRLTHPLFGQLFRYSGTFEAASNSPSSK from the coding sequence ATGAAAAGCTTGATGCAACGGGCGCTCGGCGCCGACTGGGACAAGCTGCCGCCTGCCCTGCAGGCGCACTATCGATTCGGCACGACGACCGACACCGGTGAGATGGATATTGAATATCCACGGTTCATGCAGCCGCTGCTCAGTGTGCTTGGGGTGTTCGGAGTGCTGGTCAACCGATGTGGGCAGCGCGTACCAACGGTGGTCGAAAAATGTGTGGTCGACGAGCGTCAGTATTGGCGGCGGACGATCACCTACCCGAACGGGCAAGTCATCCGCTTCGACAGCTTCTGGGTTCCGGCTGATCATGGCCAAATGATTGAATTCGTCAATCCCGTGCTCGGCCTGCAGATGGCACCGTACGTGACCGAGCATCAGCTCCACTATCGCGGCGTGCGGTTCGTCGCAAAACTGGGACCGATCCTGCTCCCAATTCCGGAATGGATGGTGCTGGGCCACACGACGATCGTTGAGGAAGCGGTAGATGAAACCCATTTTGCAATGGACTTCCGCCTCACTCACCCCCTGTTTGGCCAGCTTTTTCGCTACTCCGGAACATTCGAGGCCGCATCGAACTCGCCATCGTCAAAGTGA